In Thermococcus thioreducens, a genomic segment contains:
- a CDS encoding isoaspartyl peptidase/L-asparaginase family protein — MPAIIVHGGAGTIRKEERIPKVIEGVREAVLAGWRELKRGSALDAVEEAVKALEDNPLFNAGTGSVLTLDGKVEMDAAIMRGKTLEAGAVAGIWGVKNPISVARKVMEKTDHVLLNGEGAVKFARLMGFEEYNPITDERLKQWEELRKKLIERGETKHWKKLNELIKEYPEVLRSTVGAVAFDGEEVVAGTSTGGVFLKMFGRVGDTPIIGGGTYANEVAGASCTGLGEVAIKLALAKSATDFVRLGMDAQAASDAAISLATRYFGRDTMGIIMVDSTGNVGFAKNTRHMSYAFMHDGMKGPEAGV, encoded by the coding sequence ATGCCAGCGATAATAGTTCACGGCGGTGCAGGTACCATACGAAAAGAGGAGCGCATTCCAAAGGTCATCGAGGGTGTTAGGGAGGCAGTTCTGGCCGGATGGCGCGAACTCAAGAGGGGCTCTGCTTTGGATGCGGTTGAGGAAGCCGTCAAGGCCCTGGAAGACAACCCACTCTTCAACGCTGGAACCGGGAGCGTTTTGACGCTCGACGGAAAGGTCGAGATGGACGCGGCAATAATGCGCGGCAAAACGCTTGAAGCGGGCGCCGTCGCCGGGATCTGGGGCGTCAAGAACCCGATAAGCGTCGCTCGAAAGGTCATGGAGAAGACCGACCACGTGCTCCTCAACGGTGAGGGAGCGGTAAAGTTCGCCAGGCTCATGGGCTTCGAGGAGTACAACCCCATAACAGACGAGAGGCTGAAGCAGTGGGAGGAGCTCAGGAAGAAGCTCATAGAGAGGGGCGAAACGAAGCACTGGAAGAAGCTCAACGAGCTTATCAAGGAGTATCCCGAAGTCCTCAGGAGCACGGTTGGTGCAGTCGCCTTCGACGGCGAAGAAGTCGTTGCCGGAACCTCCACCGGCGGGGTCTTCCTCAAGATGTTCGGCAGGGTCGGCGACACGCCGATAATCGGAGGCGGAACCTACGCCAATGAGGTGGCAGGGGCCTCCTGCACGGGCCTGGGGGAGGTGGCCATAAAGCTTGCCCTCGCCAAGAGCGCCACCGACTTTGTCCGCCTCGGGATGGACGCCCAGGCTGCGAGCGACGCAGCCATAAGCCTCGCAACGCGCTACTTCGGCAGGGACACGATGGGCATCATCATGGTTGACTCTACGGGCAACGTCGGCTTCGCCAAGAACACGAGGCATATGAGCTATGCCTTCATGCATGA
- a CDS encoding phosphate signaling complex PhoU family protein, producing the protein MEFRKIQFTGRSSYIISLPKKWVREHNLSQGDVVPLSINPDGSITIFPKEPRDVSEKKILHISREYSPDMAVRLVISAYIQGYDVLEIHLAEEMPIYKVKIRKILQSLPGVEIILDEPQRIVAKSLLDEEEVNLAELLNRIRSLIISMLGDLELLIASPGDGEILRDINDLENELDRFYFLIIRAVNRLLNKRGVTEESGIIKRTFDLLGILFIVRNIERIGDHIMRIAENPGAVNIQYLKEKFGHVMAQIEERDLGKIDRLMLELKEEIRSIDYRQSIALESYRRILEYLENIGETIINMALS; encoded by the coding sequence ATGGAGTTCAGGAAAATCCAATTTACCGGCAGGAGTTCATACATAATTTCCCTCCCAAAAAAATGGGTTCGCGAGCACAACCTCAGCCAGGGTGACGTGGTTCCGCTCTCAATAAACCCCGACGGCAGCATAACCATATTCCCAAAGGAGCCCAGAGATGTGAGCGAGAAGAAAATTCTCCATATATCGCGGGAGTACTCGCCCGACATGGCGGTCAGGCTCGTTATCTCGGCCTACATCCAGGGTTACGACGTCCTTGAGATCCACCTCGCTGAGGAGATGCCGATATACAAGGTCAAGATAAGGAAGATTCTCCAGAGCCTTCCGGGGGTCGAGATAATACTTGACGAGCCCCAGAGGATAGTCGCCAAGAGCCTCCTCGATGAGGAGGAGGTCAACCTGGCCGAGCTCCTCAACAGGATCCGCTCGCTCATCATATCGATGCTCGGCGACCTTGAGCTTCTCATTGCCTCCCCCGGGGACGGGGAGATCCTCCGCGACATAAACGACCTTGAGAACGAGCTGGACAGGTTCTACTTCCTCATAATCCGTGCCGTCAACAGGCTCCTCAACAAGCGCGGCGTTACGGAGGAGAGCGGCATAATAAAAAGGACTTTTGACCTCCTCGGTATACTGTTCATAGTGCGCAACATAGAGCGCATAGGGGATCACATCATGAGGATAGCCGAAAACCCTGGGGCTGTGAACATCCAGTATCTCAAGGAAAAGTTTGGTCATGTGATGGCCCAGATAGAGGAGAGGGACCTTGGCAAGATAGACAGGCTCATGCTTGAGCTGAAGGAGGAGATACGCTCCATCGACTACCGGCAGTCAATAGCCCTTGAGAGCTACAGGAGAATCCTGGAGTACCTTGAGAACATTGGGGAAACAATAATCAACATGGCTCTGAGCTGA